In Candidatus Zixiibacteriota bacterium, one DNA window encodes the following:
- a CDS encoding helix-turn-helix transcriptional regulator, giving the protein MMSRTDWITTQNQIRRFRKQRNLRLRDVARLVGIRDEQHVWEWEAGKRVPNLDTALRLSAGLRCPVEILFGDHFRAIREEVIRRQKRYDIRIEY; this is encoded by the coding sequence ATGATGTCCCGCACGGACTGGATAACAACCCAGAATCAGATCCGGAGGTTTCGCAAACAGCGGAATCTCCGGCTGCGGGACGTGGCGCGTCTGGTCGGTATCCGCGATGAGCAGCACGTCTGGGAATGGGAAGCGGGCAAGCGTGTGCCGAATCTGGATACGGCCCTTAGGCTCTCCGCCGGACTTCGCTGCCCGGTAGAGATTTTGTTCGGCGACCATTTCCGCGCCATCAGAGAGGAGGTGATCCGCAGACAGAAACGCTACGACATCCGCATCGAATACTAA